A window of the Candidatus Eremiobacterota bacterium genome harbors these coding sequences:
- a CDS encoding divalent metal cation transporter, whose protein sequence is MGRNWRILLAFFAVLGPGFVTASAGNDVGGIATYSAAGARFGYATLWTLTALTVSLIVVQEMAGRMGAVTGQGLAGLIRENFGVRTTFLAMAALFFINTGITATEFAGIGAASEIFGLSRYAAVPLATVIVFLFVLRLPNQIVERVFVVLSLIYLSYIWSAVSAHPDWHQVVRDTFVPRIEKDPAFLVTVVGLIGTTISPYMQFFLQSAVVDKGSRARDLPAIRLDVVVGSVLAIVLAGFMIVANGATIYQAALHTGKPLLNIDTAQAQDFALALKPLAGKFAEMLFAFGILNAGIFTATVLPLSTAYIVCEGFGLEASLDRRFREAPVFYSLFAGAVVLGAGLVLLVPKASLLKLIFYAQVVQGVVLPLELVLMLLIVNNPRVMGRYVNTRFGNLVGWATAVAIGGLALIYVWQSLVSA, encoded by the coding sequence GTGGGCCGCAACTGGCGAATCCTCCTCGCCTTTTTCGCCGTGCTCGGGCCGGGCTTCGTCACGGCCTCGGCGGGAAACGACGTCGGCGGGATCGCGACCTACTCGGCGGCCGGCGCGCGCTTCGGCTACGCGACGCTGTGGACGCTGACGGCGCTGACGGTCTCGCTGATCGTCGTGCAGGAGATGGCCGGCCGGATGGGCGCGGTGACGGGTCAGGGCTTGGCCGGTCTGATCCGCGAGAACTTCGGCGTGCGCACGACGTTCCTCGCGATGGCGGCGCTGTTCTTCATCAACACCGGGATCACCGCGACCGAGTTCGCCGGGATCGGCGCGGCCTCGGAGATCTTCGGCCTCTCGCGCTACGCCGCGGTTCCGCTCGCGACGGTGATCGTGTTCTTGTTCGTGCTGCGGCTGCCGAACCAGATCGTCGAGCGGGTCTTCGTCGTGCTCTCGCTGATCTACCTGAGCTACATCTGGTCCGCGGTCTCCGCGCATCCCGACTGGCACCAGGTCGTGCGCGACACCTTCGTGCCGAGGATCGAGAAAGACCCCGCGTTTCTGGTCACGGTCGTGGGGTTGATCGGCACGACGATCTCGCCGTACATGCAGTTCTTCCTGCAGTCGGCGGTCGTCGACAAAGGCTCGCGCGCGCGCGACCTGCCGGCGATCCGGCTCGACGTGGTGGTCGGCTCGGTGCTCGCGATCGTGCTGGCAGGCTTCATGATCGTCGCCAACGGCGCGACGATCTACCAAGCCGCGCTGCACACCGGGAAGCCGCTGCTGAACATCGACACCGCGCAAGCGCAGGACTTCGCGCTCGCGCTCAAGCCGCTCGCCGGCAAGTTCGCCGAGATGCTGTTCGCGTTCGGGATCCTCAACGCCGGCATCTTCACCGCGACCGTACTGCCGCTCTCGACCGCGTACATCGTCTGCGAAGGGTTCGGGCTCGAAGCCTCGCTCGACCGCCGCTTCCGCGAGGCGCCGGTCTTCTACTCGCTCTTCGCGGGCGCGGTGGTGCTCGGCGCCGGGCTGGTGCTGCTCGTTCCCAAAGCGTCGCTGCTGAAGCTGATCTTCTACGCGCAGGTCGTGCAGGGCGTGGTGCTACCGCTCGAGCTGGTGCTGATGCTGCTGATCGTGAACAACCCGCGCGTGATGGGGCGCTACGTCAACACGCGCTTCGGCAACCTCGTCGGCTGGGCGACCGCCGTCGCGATCGGCGGCCTCGCGCTCATCTACGTCTGGCAGTCGCTCGTAAGCGCTTAG
- a CDS encoding magnesium transporter gives MSAMAAAFHEGFVSELVGKPAFVERDGQRDVLGKIADFVVEHPEDTFPRIDAVVVKTRYGELAAPTSEIASLDPAGVLLTQPPKIVRPADDEALYLVEDLFDKQIVDVDGRKVVRINDIEIARTGGALRVVAADVGAGGLLRRLGARRIFPHLVDKVPRSLIAWDNVAPLHDLSPTHIRLSVSEHRLARLHPSELADVISELSAQDAARVVGSLDDERAADALEHLEPEVQRSIIEDLGTERAADIIEEMDSDDAADLLGDLPEERQEALYREMDAETAEDLRELVAYDEDTAGGLMTTDYFWIYPHRTVAATIAKIRQIAPETEFIYYLYVTDQSEKLLGALSLRTLLLSAPDATIHSIMDTDLISVRPDTSAEDVTATIARYDLLACPVTDERGKMLGIVTVDDAIDAIIPERLTKQLPRFTKHAKRRRAETAS, from the coding sequence GTGAGCGCGATGGCCGCGGCGTTCCACGAAGGGTTCGTCTCCGAGCTGGTCGGGAAGCCGGCATTCGTCGAGCGCGACGGGCAGCGCGACGTGCTCGGCAAGATCGCCGACTTCGTCGTCGAGCACCCCGAGGACACGTTCCCGCGCATCGACGCCGTCGTCGTGAAGACGCGCTACGGCGAGCTCGCCGCGCCGACGTCCGAGATCGCCTCGCTCGATCCCGCGGGCGTGCTGCTGACGCAGCCGCCGAAGATCGTGCGGCCCGCGGACGATGAAGCGCTCTACCTCGTCGAGGATCTGTTCGACAAGCAGATCGTCGACGTCGACGGGCGCAAGGTCGTGCGGATCAACGACATCGAGATCGCGCGCACCGGCGGCGCGCTGCGGGTCGTCGCCGCCGACGTCGGCGCGGGCGGTCTGCTGCGGCGGCTCGGCGCGCGGCGCATCTTCCCGCACCTGGTCGACAAGGTGCCGCGCTCGCTGATCGCCTGGGACAACGTCGCCCCGCTGCACGATCTCTCGCCGACCCACATCCGGCTCTCGGTCAGCGAGCACCGCCTCGCGCGGCTGCATCCCTCCGAGCTCGCCGACGTCATCAGCGAGCTCTCGGCGCAAGACGCGGCGCGCGTGGTCGGCTCGCTCGACGACGAGCGCGCGGCCGACGCGCTCGAGCACCTGGAGCCCGAGGTGCAGCGCTCGATCATCGAGGACCTCGGCACCGAGCGCGCCGCCGACATCATCGAGGAGATGGACTCCGACGATGCGGCCGATTTGCTCGGCGATCTGCCGGAGGAACGGCAAGAAGCGCTGTACCGCGAGATGGACGCGGAGACCGCCGAAGACTTGCGCGAGCTGGTCGCGTACGACGAAGACACGGCGGGCGGGTTGATGACGACCGACTACTTCTGGATCTACCCGCACCGCACGGTCGCGGCAACGATCGCGAAGATTCGCCAGATCGCGCCCGAGACCGAGTTCATCTACTATCTCTACGTCACCGATCAGTCCGAGAAGCTGCTCGGCGCGCTCTCGCTGCGCACGCTGCTGCTGTCCGCGCCCGACGCAACGATCCACAGCATCATGGACACCGACCTCATCTCGGTGCGCCCCGACACTTCGGCCGAGGACGTGACCGCGACGATCGCGCGCTACGACTTGCTGGCCTGTCCGGTGACCGACGAGCGCGGGAAGATGCTCGGGATCGTCACCGTCGACGACGCGATCGACGCGATCATCCCCGAACGGCTCACCAAGCAGCTTCCGCGCTTCACCAAGCACGCGAAGCGGCGCCGCGCCGAAACGGCGAGCTGA